Below is a genomic region from Echinicola rosea.
GGTGGTACGATGCAGGTGGCCTTTAATGGCAATACCGACACCAAATACCGCGACGGAGACTATGAGTATGATATCAATATCCGCATGGATGAATTTGACAGAAAATCGGTCGCCGATATTGAAAACCTGGCCTTTGTCAATAATGTAGGGCAGACGGTTTTGCTAAAACAGTTTGCCAGTGCCATCCCTTCTGAGGGTCCCAGTGAGCTAAACCGTCAGGACAGGATTACCGCTGTGACGGTGCAATCCCAAGTGTCCGGCCGGCCTACAGGTACCGTCGGTGCGGAAATCCAAGAGCGGATAGCTAAGCTGGACCTTCCCAAAGAAGTGACCATTGCCTATGAGGGAGATATGAAAATGCAGGAAGAAGGTTTTGGGAGCTTGGGAATTGCCTTGCTGGCTTCCGTGCTCTTGATCTACCTGATCATGGTGGCACTTTATGATAACTACGTCTTTCCACTTGTGGTGATGTTCTCCTTGCCGCTGGCGGTGATAGGTGCCTTACTGGCATTGGCAATGTCCAGTTCTGCACTGAGTATATTCAGTATATTGGGCTTGATCATGCTGATGGGGTTAGTGGCGAAGAACGCGATTTTATTGGTGGATTTTACCAATCAATTGAAAGAGGCTGGTCTGGAAGTGAAAGCCGCCCTGATCAAGGCAGTGGAAATTCGTTTCCGACCGATCCTGATGACCACACTAGCAATGGTGTTTGGTATGCTGCCGATCGCCATGGCCTCAGGAGCAGGTGCTGAGTGGAAGAATGGGCTTGCTTGGGCATTGATCGGTGGATTGATCTCCTCCATGTTCCTGACCATGGTGGTGGTGCCGGTGATCTATTACATCTTTGACCGTATCCTGGCGCGCTTTGGAAGAGACCAGAAAAAAGAAATTGTGATCGAAGAAACTGAGCTTTCGGAGTCTGAATCGGAGGTGGCCGAGTATGTTTAATTATAGTTAGTTGGTGATTGATGATAGTCGGTGTGGCCTGAAGGGATGTACAGCCACCTATACAGGCGGGAAGCTCAGCATTCCCTTGGCCACACCGATATTGATCATTTCACTCAGGGTAAATGATGCGGAAAGTGTCATTTAAGAAAGTGATAAAATTAATGTTGGGACGAAAACATGACTTGTCTCGTCTTAAAAGAAAAGTTAAAAGCCATGAAAACAACAAATTACACCAAACTGAAGACCATCATCGAAGTGATGGGTAAATATGGTATCACGACCGTGTCCAAAGTAAAGCGGTCCGATTTTGTGGAGGATATGGGGTTTGACCAAATTTACCTTAACGGACTGATCTTTGAAGTGGAGGATGCCCTTCACCTGGAGCTTTCCGAGGAAATGGCCCACTCCCTCAAAAGTCCTGAAGAGCTTATTCGGTTCATGATACAACACCAAAATTGATAAAATAAACGTGGAAGGCCCCCCCGTTTTCATTAAAAGGGTGTCCTTCCGGTAAGGCGATGCGAAAACAATTACAGGTAAATAGCAAGTTTGAATTTTTAAGAAACTATTTGGAGGAGATTCCTGATAAATTTAACCAGCGTGGGGAGGTGATCTATGACCTTCGCAATCAAGTGCGAATTGATGAAGTGGACGGTGTGAAATTAGTCATCAAATCCTTCCGAAAGATATACTTGGCCAATAGGTTGATTTATGCATATCTCCGCCCCACCAAGGCTAAAAGGGCCTATGAGTACGGTCGTTTGCTGCAGGAGCGTGGGATCAATACGCCAGAACCTGTGGCCTATATAGACTGCTTGGATAATGGGATGCTGAAGGCGGGGTATTTTGTGTCACTGTACACGGATTACCAACCGCTTTCATCATTTGATGTATCTGATGCAGGTAGGGCAAGGAACTTACTGGACAATTTGGCTCACTTTACCGTCAAGCTCCATCAGAACGGGATTTTTCATGAAGACTATACCCTCAGCAATGTGCTCTATCAGGAACAAAACGGGGTTTTTGACTTCAACTTGATTGACAATAACAGGCTGAAGTTTGCCTCCATCAATGAAAAGCTGGCAGCCAAGAGCCTCAACCGCCTTGGCTTTCAGCCGGAAATGCTGACCTATTTGGTGAGAAGGTATGCGGAGATCAGTGGAATGAATGCGCTGAAAGAATTGAAGCTTTTTTACGATTACAAGTACGAAACCAGCCTGAAGTACCAGACAAAGCATAAACTGAAAGGGCTGAGGAATTTATTATGGCATAGGGAAAAGCTGAAATCCCCCTGTTGAGTGTGATAAAGCCTTCCAATGTTGTGAAAATTGGAAGGCTTTATTTTTTTGGTTCTGATGATGAGACGATTATATCTTATCTTTCGTATAGAGAAATAAAAGCCATGAAATTTCACCTTTTAATATTGACCATTTTTTTGTTTTTTGGGGGAGTGTTGTGGGCGTGCAATGATGAAAAAAATTTTGGTGGGAAGTGCCCTCCTGTGGATCCTTATTTTAAAATTGAAAGTATCCGGTCCTATAATCTTAAAGTAGTAGGTTCCGGTAACAATCCTTGGACGGGTATTCCTGAAGGAGACCAGGTTTACTGGTGGAATTTTTTCATTCGTTTTGCCTTCGATTCGGAATATTTAGCACTTGAAGGTTTTGGTCCCAACAGTAACTTGAAGGCATTGTCATGTTTGCCTGCTGGCTATAAGGGAGATAAAGTAGGGGTTGATACCCTTTACCTGAAAACGCTATCTGATTTTAGCATGGATTATGCTGCAGGAGATACCCTAAACTCCATAATGCTGATGCAAGATTGGACTTTCAGCAGAGACAATTTTGAGGAGTTTTTTTCGATTGGTACATACCTAAAAGAAAATGGTGCGGGGATTAATCGGGAGGTTTTTGAAATGAAGATGACAGAAGGCCCGGCAAAAGCAGGTGAGTATACTTTTGAATTGATTTATGTGCTGAACAATGGAGACGTGTTTAGGCACACCACGGCACCTGTTTTATTGAGGAACTAATTACCAATGGATATGGTACAAAAAGTCGTATTATGGAAAAAGAGACTTGCCATTGGTTGGATAGTTCTACTCGTTTGCTTAGGCTTGACCCCAATGGCCATTGCGCAGGACGTCGTGGAAACACCAACCGTAAAGGATTCCGTTAGCGCTGCAATGGAAGAGGTCGCTGGGGATTATAGGTACATGGACGGTATTTATGATGCTACCATTACCCTGGATGAAAAAGGGATTTTCTGTCTAAACCGTACTACCTGTTTTGGTAGGCTTATAGAAAAGAAGGGCACTTGGAAGCTGATCGATCAGCAAGTATCTTTGACGGATGAAGATGGACAGACAGAAACGACCCGATTTATCCATGCAGAAGGCAAAACGTTATTGATGCGAGGGCCCTATGAGCGGGTAAGGGATTTTAAAAATATGCAAAACCAGACAACCCATTAATATACAATTCCATGAAAGACCTTCAATTAGTTACTGATCCAGCGGTGGAACAGGTTTATAGCAAATATCCAGATCATGTCAAGCCAAAGATGGTCGAGCTGAGAATGCTGGTGAGGGAGACTGCCAGGGAAATGGAAAATGTCGGAAAATTGGAGGAAACGCTGAGGTGGGGAGAGCCCAGCTTTATCACCAAGGTGGGCAGTACTCTGCGGATGGACTGGAAGGCAAAACAGCCAGACCAATATGCGCTATATTTTAAATGCACCAGCAAGTTGGTACCCAGTTTTAAGATGGCTTATCAGGATGTTTTTATGTTTGAGGGGACCAGGGCGATTGTTTTTCAGATGGATGACAGTATTCCTAAAGTGACACTGAAAAAATGTATCGGGGCAGCGCTGACCTATCATAAGGTGAAGCATTTACCCCTGTTGGGACTGGGGTGAAATTGTTTTTTGGGGTTTAAGTGTCTTATATCCGTTTGTATGACCAAAATTATGCTCAAATTAGGAGGTAATCTATGGCAACTACATCAGGAGATTTGTATGACCCGACATTTGTCAAAGGAATGTTTGACAGGATGTCCAACACCTATGGGCTGGCGAACTTGGTCACCTCCTTTGGGTTTACGGCCGTTTGGAGATACCAGTGTATTGCTGCTCTGCCCGTGTCCGAAGCACGGACAGCAGGCTATGACCTGATGTCAGGAATGGGGGAGTCGTGGCCTGCCATTCAGCGCCGTTTTGGAAAGGATGTTAGGATTATGGCAGTAGATATATCTGATGAGATGAAT
It encodes:
- a CDS encoding acyl carrier protein — translated: MKTTNYTKLKTIIEVMGKYGITTVSKVKRSDFVEDMGFDQIYLNGLIFEVEDALHLELSEEMAHSLKSPEELIRFMIQHQN
- a CDS encoding DUF1801 domain-containing protein, whose protein sequence is MKDLQLVTDPAVEQVYSKYPDHVKPKMVELRMLVRETAREMENVGKLEETLRWGEPSFITKVGSTLRMDWKAKQPDQYALYFKCTSKLVPSFKMAYQDVFMFEGTRAIVFQMDDSIPKVTLKKCIGAALTYHKVKHLPLLGLG
- a CDS encoding lipopolysaccharide kinase InaA family protein — its product is MRKQLQVNSKFEFLRNYLEEIPDKFNQRGEVIYDLRNQVRIDEVDGVKLVIKSFRKIYLANRLIYAYLRPTKAKRAYEYGRLLQERGINTPEPVAYIDCLDNGMLKAGYFVSLYTDYQPLSSFDVSDAGRARNLLDNLAHFTVKLHQNGIFHEDYTLSNVLYQEQNGVFDFNLIDNNRLKFASINEKLAAKSLNRLGFQPEMLTYLVRRYAEISGMNALKELKLFYDYKYETSLKYQTKHKLKGLRNLLWHREKLKSPC